The following proteins are co-located in the Candida dubliniensis CD36 chromosome 3, complete sequence genome:
- a CDS encoding histone transcription regulator, putative (Similar to S. cerevisiae HIR3;~In S. cerevisiae: transcriptional corepressor involved in the cell cycle-regulated transcription of histone genes HTA1, HTB1, HHT1, and HHT2; involved in position-dependent gene silencing and nucleosome reassembly) has product MLRNSTECRSAEKVKELFYPLLDDFCISLLYNEPDEKLLETLHEIFCYIGSEKLSRFVLEYSLTSRKESDDLSGLLPIDKMVLSKYKTMLQYLQSGRFPKYDLEHLSFLDPIKLDISSQQEKLASKTVAVIKSASTKWVDLLDAVNIHLKENQDESKIEDANRPRIKIFEPYVLTEEPLDIVKVEFAKRGVVVPSTEAEVSKTQPAQIVQEKKPEEENRVQRSSKRLSKIEDEIPAVKLERSHFLNMDHFRNQMNETIPNFGIFDVCSAYVESDSSKQYIKDFKNIVFDWNDSYTKVILSYNTAKSEDDNLKLLDLLSGYGKNEESKEKNIPQLEEIDIEFPELNYVDFKSYIIKHLLSKILTTKWSDKLYEKFAEWIVQFEGYMIDAIDVESAIGILEVLVDISISLELQIKDSINNKFNKAVVNSLCQDLLRIKDKIIRWTNHIETFTINDLQIVSRFKWCQIIKEKAETKSWTENHPVKQKLQKLLESADFKINYPNYKNFIDFSKDSINSQLTIISVLAIFWRILSTSSTEDNKEAIRLLEDILLDRNKEPGDAILSIRNFLKQGSIDMKLSLWNILLSFYQSSNSGDKLAAGFEECVLFLNNYLVSEYNSLDEESRLLTLSRILGFYGSSISFVVNSLATTKWVLMQPIKVQTLKLFFELSLLFEINEEASYISSLATSIKSKSTKSYHHLTNILIKTIILILASIQKCNPEIVHSVIRLFHTQLGLIGLCDNAGGLFLEIAQEYLKSLPNSDYDICQIIKCKYHYSISIDGVMPIDHDTARLEELNINDCKELASFVLPLCFSKGSTLNNVPKHDIKMLIDEMYDVIGDPDFEVNESLARNKATLHYFLENTRLTKRLFQEAFHGLARLELGCIGEDKQFNGLYYIQGLLLFSSYKLRKKTMQSRAVELESAISLFENDIICGSNRFESWFLLGQSYGYLVEDDLIWTADKLTASDRKITTANLQRKSLLCYLMAINKSLDESIKDVVKPVVGNLMSLFAKEMFSAVCEPMNMHAFKVQSHPRFVNRVNGASFEPISEFPVVDKTVCLKIIQQSFQLAIKSSCREWSDYYYLAKVQRKLNKPAALVMETMAAACRSAFKNKHAANIIEPHYNLVSFALKYVRINKLDSKDALKYLIDDPLIKLEVGDETDFIKLIIKALNKIDSSDKKNWQHKAKYRLARLMKEEYHDVRGAINQMSSFISLKTPNKALVSIWKPEPERPGKHFLYTFQYIYFYIELLKEIDDLDSLVAMLPKLRRSNSVMINLSIAWEILCSSVCKIIRESYGIGDNFEFTETLINTLPYQTFAANVKLLPDLMRREGVPDNLKAVLCFLLTVNDIKKLNNGYGPTSFIDDTLVTLYFMIYLNYFEKSSNEVTTDSPGLKKKIAKRDIFPLTNEILKAFKKDIEEVTKQTSFNELISAQKLELGVNENKLSGVKEEETESKSAPARANEIIVIDDDDDDGDDDDNMSLEPVTKKNKTESSS; this is encoded by the coding sequence ATGCTAAGGAATAGCACAGAATGCCGGTCTGCAGAAAAAGTAAAAGAATTGTTTTACCCCTTGTTGGATGATTTTTGTATTTCCCTTTTGTATAACGAACCCGACGAAAAGTTGTTGGAAACTTTACACGAGATATTCTGTTATATTGGGTCCGAAAAGCTATCACGATTTGTCTTGGAGTATTCTTTAACTTCTCGAAAAGAAAGTGATGATTTATCGGGGCTTCTTCCTATTGACAAGATGGTACTCTCAAAGTATAAGACAATGTTACAATACTTGCAATCTGGTAGATTTCCTAAATATGACTTGGAACATTTACTGTTTTTAGACCCAATCAAATTAGATATACTGTCTCAACAGGAAAAACTAGCAAGCAAAACAGTGGCCGTTATTAAAAGTGCATCCACTAAATGGGTTGATCTTCTCGATGCCGTCAACATACATTTGAAAGAGAATCAAGACGAAAGCAAGATTGAAGATGCGAATCGGCCCCgtataaaaatttttgaaccATATGTGTTGACGGAGGAGCCATTAGATATTGTGAAAGTGGAATTTGCAAAAAGGGGAGTAGTCGTTCCCAGCACTGAAGCTGAAGTGAGCAAAACACAGCCAGCACAAATTGTTCAGGAAAAGAaaccagaagaagaaaacagAGTACAAAGATCATCCAAaagattatcaaaaattgaagatgaaataCCGGCTGTTAAATTAGAACGTTCACATTTTCTAAATATGGATCACTTTAGAAACCAAATGAATGAAACCATTCCCAATTTTGGGATCTTTGATGTTTGTCTGGCGTACGTTGAAAGTGATTCAAGTAAACAGTATATAAAGGATTTTAAGAATATAGTTTTTGATTGGAATGACTCTTACACCAAGGTGATTTTGAGTTACAATACTGCAAAATCAGAAGACgacaatttgaaattattagatttaCTAAGTGGATATGGGAAAAATGAAGAAtcaaaagagaaaaatatCCCTCAACTTGAAGAAATAGACATAGAATTTCCAGAATTAAACtatgttgattttaaaagCTATATCATCAAACATTTGTTATCTAAAATCCTTACAACAAAATGGAGtgataaattatatgaaaaatttgcaGAATGGATAGTACAATTTGAGGGATATATGATTGATGCCATAGATGTGGAACTGGCAATTGGGATCTTGGAAGTGTTGGTGGATATATCAATAAGTTTAGAGTTGCAGATAAAAGACTCtatcaataacaaattcaataagGCGGTTGTTAACTCATTGTGTCAAGATTTGCTAAGAATCAAGGATAAGATTATACGATGGACAAATCATATCGAGACATTTACCATCAATGATTTGCAGATAGTTTCAAGATTCAAATGGTGTCAGATTATCAAGGAAAAAGCAGAAACAAAGTCGTGGACTGAAAACCATCCGGTAAAACAGAAATTACAAAAGCTTTTGGAAAGTGCggatttcaaaatcaattaccCAAATTATAAGaatttcattgattttagCAAAGATAGCATTAACAGTCAATTGACAATTATATCAGTGCTTGCCATTTTTTGGAGAATTTTGAGCACCTCATCTACAGAAGATAATAAAGAGGCAATTCGGTTGTTGGAAGACATTCTCCTAGATCGGAATAAAGAACCAGGTGATGctatattatcaataagaAACTTCTTAAAGCAAGGCTCAATTGATATGAAATTAAGTTTATGGAATATTCTTTTACTGTTTTATCAACTGAGTAATTCGGGTGATAAGCTAGCTGCGGGTTTTGAAGAAtgtgttttgtttttgaataattatttgGTTAGTGAATATAATTCATTGGACGAAGAGAGCAGACTCCTTACTTTGCTGAGAATTTTGGGATTTTACGGAAGTAGTATTCTGTTTGTTGTTAATCTGCTTGCAACCACTAAATGGGTATTGATGCAGCCAATAAAAGTTCAGACTTTAAAGTTATTTTTTGAACTaagtttgttgtttgaaataaatgaagaagCTAGCTACATTTCATCGCTAGCAACATCTATCAAGTCAAAGTCTACCAAATCATATCACCATTTAACTAATATActaattaaaacaattatatTGATCCTAGCGTCAATACAGAAATGTAACCCGGAAATTGTACATTCCGTAATAAGGTTGTTTCATACTCAACTTGGCTTGATTGGATTATGTGATAATGCTGGAGGGTTATTTTTAGAAATAGCACAAGAGTACTTGAAGAGTTTGCCAAATAGTGATTACGATATTTGccaaataatcaaatgtAAGTACCACTATTCAATCAGCATTGATGGGGTTATGCCAATAGATCATGATACCGCTAGACTTGAAGAACTAAATATAAATGACTGCAAGGAGTTAGCTCTGTTTGTTCTACCGTTATGTTTTCTGAAAGGGAGCACTTTAAACAATGTTCCTAAACACGATATCAAGATGttgattgatgaaatgTACGATGTGATTGGCGATCCTGATTTCGAAGTGAACGAGTCTCTAGCACGTAACAAAGCTACGTTGCACTATTTTCTTGAGAATACACGATTGACTAAAAGGTTATTTCAAGAGGCGTTCCATGGATTAGCAAGGTTGGAATTGGGGTGTATTGGTGAGgataaacaatttaacGGGTTGTATTATATTCAagggttgttgttgttttcgtCATATAAGCtaagaaagaaaactaTGCAAAGCAGGGCAGTTGAGTTGGAAAGTGctatttcattatttgaaaatgatattatATGTGGAAGCAACAGGTTTGAAAGCTGGTTTCTTTTGGGTCAATCTTATGGGTACCTTGTAGAAGATGACTTGATTTGGACAGCAGATAAATTGACAGCCTCGGATCGGAAAATAACTACAGCTAATTTGCAGCGGAAGTCATTGCTATGCTATTTGATGGCAATAAACAAATCACTAGATGAATCGATTAAAGACGTGGTTAAACCAGTAGTGGGCAATTTAATGTCTTTGTTTGCCAAGGAAATGTTTAGCGCAGTTTGTGAACCGATGAATATGCATGCGTTTAAGGTACAATCACACCCGAGATTTGTTAATCGTGTTAATGGTGCTTCATTTGAGCCAATCTCCGAGTTCCCTGTTGTTGACAAAACAGTTTGcttgaaaataatacaaCAATCGTTCCAGCTAGCAATCAAGTCCAGTTGTCGTGAGTGGtctgattattattatttggcAAAAGTTCAAAGAAAGTTGAATAAACCTGCGGCTTTGGTTATGGAAACGATGGCTGCAGCATGCCGGAGTGCgtttaaaaataaacatgCTGCAAATATCATTGAGCCTCATTATAATTTGGTTTCATTTGCGTTAAAGTATGTGAGAATCAACAAGCTCGATTCGAAAGATGCGctaaaatatttgattgacGATCCTTTGATTAAACTTGAAGTAGGGGATGAAACCgattttataaaattgattataaaagCGCTTAACAAGATTGATCTGTCAGATAAGAAAAATTGGCAGCACAAGGCAAAATACAGACTAGCTCGTTTGATGAAAGAAGAGTATCATGATGTGAGAGGAGctataaatcaaatgtcAAGTTTCATATCATTAAAAACTCCAAATAAGGCGCTAGTACTGATTTGGAAACCAGAACCAGAAAGACCAGGGAAACATTTCTTGTACACGTTCCAGtacatttatttttacaTTGAGTTGCTTAAAGAGATTGATGACCTTGATAGTTTAGTTGCGATGTTGCCTAAATTGCGTCGTTCAAATTCAgtgatgataaatttgtCAATTGCTTGGGAAATATTATGCTCCTCGGTGTGCAAAATAATCAGGGAGTCATATGGGATTGGCGACAATTTCGAATTTACTGAGACCTTGATCAACACTTTGCCATATCAGACATTTGCTGCCAATGTCAAATTGTTGCCGGATTTAATGCGTCGTGAGGGTGTACCAGATAATTTGAAGGCGGTTTTGTGTTTTTTGTTGACAGTTAATGATATCAAAAAGTTGAATAATGGGTACGGTCCTACTTCTTTTATTGACGACACGCTTGTGACTCTATATTTTATGATTTATCTAAactattttgaaaaatcttcTAATGAAGTCACAACTGACTCACCTGggttgaaaaagaagattgCCAAGCGTGATATTTTCCCATTAACCAACGAAATTTTGAAGGCTTTTAAGAAGGACATTGAAGAAGTTACCAAGCAGACATCTTTCAATGAGTTGATAAGTGCTCAAAAGTTGGAGCTAGGtgttaatgaaaataaattgctGGGAGTAAAAGAGGAAGAAACGGAAAGCAAGTCGGCACCAGCTAGGGCTAATGAGataattgtaattgatgatgatgatgacgacggcgacgacgacgacaaTATGTCACTCGAGCCTGttacaaaaaagaataaaactGAATCAAGTAGTTAA
- a CDS encoding recombination hotspot binding protein, putative (Similar to S. pombe TSN1;~spliced gene), with protein MSLDQFFTDIKDEIEKDLTRKSSIQEIEHQFDSTVIPYKSTINEWINCSPNQLISSIIEKGANGQTVYEIFHSFTTKLAALDCKQTQKERVHNKFLEDSIYVLITNRYFLAIANGFINDPIDIPMVTTPQDVGVIMNPTEIAEILRLDKIDYQVYLLALLRLVDTIVEYTTTTVINESVGSTGSKSSNYSIAIINSKIVSKLQNGFQLLDLKNDVLRKRYDSLKYNSQRLNKIVYDLSLRNLITTKGEVN; from the exons ATGTCACTCGACCAGTTTTTCACAGATATCAAAGACGAGATAGAGAAGGA TCTCACTCGCAAGTCCTCCATACAAGAAATTGAGCATCAGTTTGATTCAACTGTAATCCCATACAAATCGACCATTAATGAGTGGATAAACTGCAGCCCAAATCAGTTGATCAGCagcattattgaaaaaggtGCCAACGGACAAACTGTTTATGAAATTTTCCACAGTTTCACAACAAAGTTGGCTGCACTAGATTGCAAACAGACTCAGAAAGAACGAGTCCATAACAAGTTCCTTGAGGATTCAATTTATGTCTTGATTACCAACCGATACTTTTTAGCAATCGCAAACGGGTTTATTAATGACCCAATTGATATTCCAATGGTGACCACTCCTCAAGATGTCGGGGTGATAATGAACCCAACTGAGATTGCCGAGATTTTAAGACTAGACAAAATTGACTATCAAGTATACTTGTTAGCTTTACTTCGTTTAGTCGACACTATTGTCGAATACACAACTACCACGGTAATAAATGAATCAGTTGGTTCTACTGGATCTAAGTCATCTAACTACTCGATTGCTATCATTAATCTGAAAATCGTGTCTAAGCTTCAGAATGGATTCCAATTATTGGACTTGAAAAACGATGTTTTACGAAAAAGATACGACAGTTTAAAATACAACTCCCAAAGACTTAATAAAATTGTGTACGATTTATCTCTTAGAAATTTAATTACTACCAAAGGTGAAGTCAATTGA
- a CDS encoding serine hydrolase, putative (Similar to S. cerevisiae FSH1) produces MSKKILCLPGYLQNGSTFAAKSSGIRKILTKKLDCQLDYVDPYHSIESWREFSFPIAANEEESDKTWASIVEKGNNVRWFEHKSPGVNLGLDESVNYLVDYIKKNGPYDGIIGFSQGAAMAEIMTNTIRKLLPSHPDFKISLFISGFFLTEPISDDHSEENRQRINDITDLEEYKSQVQISPDVTKYFTPPQDLSTQVLMVYGEGDNIVAPVRSKYASSFYKSIHMFPHEGAHYVPNKKDFLEPIVKLFDKTLNEKPVL; encoded by the coding sequence atgtctaaaaaaattttgtgTTTGCCAGGATACTTGCAGAATGGCAGTACTTTTGCAGCAAAATCGTCGGGTATAAGAAAGATTTTGACAAAGAAATTGGATTGTCAACTAGACTATGTTGATCCATATCATTCCATTGAATCTTGGCGTGAATTCTCGTTTCCAATTGCAGCCAATGAGGAAGAATCAGATAAAACCTGGGcatcaattgttgaaaaaggGAATAATGTTCGATGGTTTGAACACAAATCGCCAGGGGTGAATCTTGGTTTGGATGAGTCGGTGAACTATCTTGTTGATTATATTAAGAAAAATGGACCATACGATGGAATTATTGGGTTTTCACAGGGGGCAGCCATGGCTGAGATTATGACAAACACAATAAGAAAATTATTACCATCACATCctgattttaaaattagtttgtttatttCTGGCTTTTTTTTGACTGAACCTATTAGTGATGATCACTCGGAAGAGAATAGACAAAGAATCAATGACATTACCGACTTGGAAGAATATAAGAGTCAAGTACAAATTTCCCCAGATGTGACTAAGTACTTTACTCCTCCACAGGACTTGAGTACTCAGGTTTTAATGGTTTATGGAGAAGGTGATAACATTGTGGCACCAGTGAGATCTAAATACGCATCATCTTTTTACAAGTCAATCCACATGTTTCCTCATGAAGGTGCACATTATGTTCCTAACAAAAAAGACTTTCTTGAACCAATTGTAAAATTATTTGACAAAACATTGAACGAAAAGCCAGTGTTATAG
- the ABD1 gene encoding RNA (guanine-N7-) methyltransferase, putative (In S. cerevisiae: methyltransferase, catalyzes the transfer of a methyl group from S-adenosylmethionine to the GpppN terminus of capped mRNA) encodes MSTDSYTPSQEHSSKRLKTGESVFSRRGASPSTGGVASAYGNESEKKPSWLQTNKSDIDGKYDKYGERRNAHATTSDSRLDRLKRVRQESTDRWEDVGHDGDRDEQDEDEGISPYIHLQAANPSVYHNEKQENYRTFQSRISNRENRDINSIVRAHYNQRTQQAKQQGSRVNSPIYKMRNFNNAIKYILLGNWAKHNPEETDLFSLLDLCCGKGGDLNKCQFIGIDQYIGIDIADLSVKEAFERYTKQKARFRHTSQNSNRYSFEACFATGDCFTQFVPDILEPNFPGIIERAFPVDVVSTQFSLHYSFESEEKVRTLLTNVTRSLRSGGTFIGTIPSSDFIKAKIVDKQYQRDEKGKVKFGNSLYSVTFEKDPPEDGVFRPAFGNKYNYWLKDAVDNVPEYVVPFETLRSLCEEYDLVLKYKKSFTDIFNQEIPKYFSKLNKNLIDGMKRSDGKYGAEGDEKEAVAFYIGFVFEKA; translated from the coding sequence ATGTCTACTGACTCATACACCCCCTCACAAGAGCATAGCTCGAAGCGTTTAAAGACAGGCGAATCTGTGTTTTCGAGAAGAGGAGCTTCACCCAGTACTGGTGGAGTGGCGTCAGCTTACGGTAATGAGAGTGAGAAAAAACCATCGTGGTTACAAACCAACAAAAGTGACATTGATGGGAAATACGATAAATATGgggaaagaagaaatgcACATGCTACGACATCTGACTCAAGGCTTGATAGGTTGAAGCGAGTTCGTCAAGAGCTGACAGATAGGTGGGAAGATGTCGGTCACGACGGAGACAGAGATGAACAAGACGAAGATGAGGGTATATCACCTTACATTCATTTACAGGCAGCTAACCCTTCTGTCTATCACAATGAGAAACAGGAAAACTATCGTACATTTCAAAGTAGAATATCTAATAGAGAGAATAGAGACATCAATAGTATTGTCAGGGCACACTACAATCAAAGAACACAACAAGCAAAACAGCAAGGTTCCAGAGTCAATTCGCcaatttacaaaatgaggaatttcaacaatgccattaaatatattttgttgGGTAATTGGGCTAAACATAATCCTGAGGAGACGGATTTGTTTTCTCTTTTGGATTTATGTTGTGGTAAAGGTGGGGACTTGAACAAATGCCAATTTATTGGCATAGATCAATATATTGGCATTGATATTGCCGATTTATCAGTTAAAGAGGCATTTGAACGGTACACAAAACAAAAGGCGAGATTCAGACACACAAGTCAGAATTCCAATCGGTATAGTTTTGAAGCATGTTTCGCGACAGGGGATTGTTTTACCCAATTTGTGCCAGACATTCTAGAGCCAAACTTCCCTGGAATTATAGAGCGTGCATTTCCTGTGGATGTTGTTTCCACCCAGTTCTCATTGCATTATTCCTTTGAGAGTGAAGAAAAAGTACGCACATTGCTAACCAATGTCACACGGTCGTTGCGTTCAGGGGGCACTTTTATTGGTACGATTCCTTCTTCTGATTTTATAAAGGCAAAAATAGTCGACAAACAATACCAACGAGATGAAAAGGGAAAAGTAAAGTTTGGTAATAGTTTGTACTCGGTGACGTTTGAAAAAGATCCTCCAGAAGATGGGGTATTTCGTCCTGCGTTTGGGAACAAGTACAATTATTGGTTGAAAGACGCTGTTGACAATGTTCCTGAGTATGTAGTTCCATTTGAGACTTTGCGATCATTGTGTGAAGAGTACGATTTGGTgttaaaatataaaaagaGTTTTACGGATATATTCAACCAGGAGATTCCAAAGTATTTTAgcaaattgaataaaaacTTAATTGATGGAATGAAACGAAGTGACGGCAAGTATGGTGCTGAAGGCGATGAAAAGGAAGCTGTGGCATTTTACATAGGATTTGTATTTGAGAAAGCTTAG